From the Halomonas sp. MCCC 1A13316 genome, the window TGTGCGAAGCGATATGGACGAAGCCATGGCCTATAACCTCACAAAGGCCCTTTATGAAAACTATGAAAAGATTTCTGGCGTTCATCCTGCTATGGAAAGCTTGACTCCGGAAATAATGGCGAATGTCGAGGTTGTGCCCTACCACGATGGCGCCGAGCGTTACCTCAAGGAAGTCGGACTCCGCTAATCGGCAAAGAGTATTTCTGCTCAGAGGTTTGTCAATGAATCAGTTCTTCTCGAATGTAACGGGAACCGGTGCCAAGCGAACTCTCACGGGCAAGCTGGGAATGGCAGTGCATGGATGCGCTGCCCTCGTAGCGCTGGCCGTCATCTATACGACGACGATTGTGTATGTGGACCTATATGCAATGATGGTCGTTTTCCTTTCCGCCATGCTGGCCTTACTGTTTCTTAATGTGAGCGCTGGGCCAGAGGGGCGTCAGGACCGCCCTAGCGTGTTCGACTGGTGTCTTGTCGTGGCGAGTATCGTTGTAGGCCTCTATTTTCTAATGGAAAGTCAGCGGATCGTTGAGCGCATCACTTTGCTGTTCCCTCTTGAGACCTTTGACTTGCTGGCCGCCAGCGTGCTCCTAGTACTGACCATCGAGGCAACAAGACGTACGGTTGGCTTTGGCCTGACCAGCGTCGTCCTGGTCTTTGTCGTCTATAATCTTTGGGGGCACGACTTACCGGGAGCACTTGGTTTTCGGGAGGTCAGCTACAACCACTTTCTCGATATTATGATGTTTACATCGGATGGTCTGTTCGGGGTGCCACTTCGCGTCGCAGCGACCTATGCCTTCCTGTTTGTAATGTTCGGAACCTTTCTGTCCAAGGCGGGTGGTGCCGACTTCTTCTATAATCTGGCCTCTGCGGTTGCCGGCCGTAGAACCGGGGGGCCGGCTAAAATTGCCGTCATTTCCTCGGCACTTTACGGTACCATGTCAGGGAGCCCAACCTCGGACGTCGTCACAACGGGCTCCGTTACTATCCCGATCATGCAGCGCCTCGGATATAGTAAGCCACTATCCGGTAGCGTAGAAGTGGCTGCCTCAACCGGTGGAAGTCTGCTGCCCCCGGTCATGGGATCTGCAGCTTTCATCATGGCGGAGTATACGGGTATCGAGTATCGCAATATCGCCATTGCCGGTATCATTCCCGCACTGCTCTATTTCCTTTGCGTATATGCGCAGGTGCATTTACGCTCCCAGAAACTGGGACTGCGTGGACTGTCAAAGGAGGAAACTCCCCCCCTGAAGGCGACTCTCAAGAACGGCGGCCTGTTTATTCTACCGCTTGTCGCGTTATCGGTGGCTCTGTTGTTGGGGTATTCCCCGACCTTTGTCGCGGCGCTTGCTACTGCGGTGGTATTGATTGTATCGGCGGTCCGCAGTTCGACCCGGATGGGGCCTAAGGCAATTTGGGATGCCTTGGCCGTCACTACGCTACGCATGGTCTCCGTCGTCGCAGCCTGCGCAGCGGCGGGTCTGGTGATTGGAGGAATCTCCATGACGGGCCTGGGCGGCAAGTTTGCCGATCTCGTCTACCTGCTGGCTGGAGATACCGCTTTTCTGGCACTGGTCATCTCTGCCGTACTGGCGATTATCTTGGGCATGGGCATGCCGACTCCCTCGGCCTTCATCTTGGCCGCCGTTTTAGTGGGACCCACCTTGCTGGGCTTAGACTTCAGCGTCCTCCAGACCAATATGTTTATCCTTTACTTTGCCGTGCTCTCGGCCATGACCCCCCCGGTGGCTGTGGCCGCCTTCGCCGCATCGGCCATCGCAGACGCGAAGCCCCTAGAGATTGCCACTGGGGCCGTGAGGTTGGCCATTACAGCGTTCATCGTGCCCTTTGCCTTCGTGTATGGTGAAGGACTGCTGATGGTCGGTACTTGGACAGAGATTGCTTTGAGCTGTATCACCGCAATAATCGGTGTACTACTTCTGAGTATCGCAGTGGAAGGGTACTGGCGCGGGCCGTTTAGCACAATGCCGAGGCTAGGCTTCGGGCTGGCAGGGTTGCTGTTCATCGCCCCTAGTTGGTGGGCAGTAATACTGGCTTTGGTATGTCTCGGCTTGGCAATAGCCGCCACGCCTCATTTGCGCTTGCAAAATAAAGGTCCGAGCATGGGTTGAATTTTTTTGCGTTCATAACTTCATGGAGACAGGGGAGGAAGTTATACCCTGTCTTTTTTTTCTGTTTTCTGCGAGGTCAAGGTGGCCAGTTCGCAATCCTTACCTATCCTGCTGTCTCTGGCATCGTCACTGATGTTCGCTAGCACATTTTTTCTCATCAAGATGGCTGGTCAAGCATCATCATCTCTAGCTGCTATATGGGTTACCCTCAGCACTAACGTGGGCTTTCTCTGGTCATGGAGTCTGCTAAGGGAGAATGGTATTATCTCGCCTTCACCGGAGTGGCAGTATTTCGTTCTCGCTGGTATTTTTGCGCCTTTGCTTGGGCGAATGTTTCAGTTTCAGGGCATGGCAAAATTGGGCGCTAACATTACCACGCCTATTACATTGACACATCCGATTTTTACGGTGCTATTATCAGTTATTTTCTTGGATGAAAGTCTTGGTAGAGGAGCTCTTTACGGAATTTTTCTGGTGCTAGGTGGAGGTATACTTCTTGGCTTTCAGGGCGGACGGGGAACGATGGTTTGTACTGGTACTCCGTACAAATTTTTGTTATTGCCTTTGGCAGCATCCTTGGCTTATGGAGTGTCTGTTTTATTTAGAAAATTAGGGATCGATATGGGGTCGGACGCAGTCACTGCGGCAGCGGTGACGACCTCAACATCTTGGCTGTTATTCGCTATATATCTGGTGATTTTTAGGCCTTCAGGTGTTTTCACATGTAAGTCCCATGAGTTTATAAAGTTTGTAGGCGCAGGCGTGTTTTCGAGCCTGGGTCCTGTGTTTCTATATATGGCTCTGCAAGTAGGTAAAGTTTCCGTTGTTGCCCCCTTGGCTTCGACTACACCTTTTTTTGTGTTGCTTGTTACAGGTCTATACATGAGAAACGAAGAGGTCTTAAATAGATGGGTTGTTCTCGGCACCATTTTCACCGTATTGGGTGTGGTACTCATTGTATCATTTGGTATGAGTTAATAACGTAAACCTTGCAGGTGGGTTATATTTATGTATGAGATGGATATGAAAAGACTAGAAAGTGACATGAAAAATAATGTGGCCGCTGCGTTGGAGGAGGATATTGGTAGTGGTGACGTCACCTCTGAGTTAGTGCCGGGTGATTGTATTGGCAAGGCTGTTATTACAGCAAAGGAAAAAGCCGTGGTTTGTGGTGCTGATTGGGTTAATGAGGTTTTTTGTCAGATTGATCCTGAGGTAAAAGTTGTCTGGTACGTCACGGATGGTGATCATGTAGATGTTGGTCAAGAGCTTTGTCATATTTCTGGAAATGCGAAGTCAATTTTAACAGGGGAAAGAACGGCACTCAATTACCTGCAGACACTCTCGGGTACTGCAACTCGTAGCCATTTCTTTAGCAAGCTGATTGAAGGTACTGCTTCTAAGCTATTAGATACTAGGAAGACGCTACCTGGATTACGTTTGGCTCAGAAATATGCGGTATATTGTGGAGGCTGCTATAGTCATCGAATGGGATTGTATGATGCTTTTCTTATCAAGGAGAATCATATTTCAGCTTGTGGGGGTATTGCGAAGGCGATAGAACAAGCGAAGCGTCTGGTGCCCGCGAGGCCTATCGAAGTGGAAGTCGAAGACCTAAAGGAATTCCAGCAAGCACTTGAGGCGAGGCCGGACATTATTATGTTGGACAACTTCTCTGTAGAGAATATACGCACGGCAGTGAAGTTGGCAGCAAGAGGCGTGGCGCTCGAGGCCTCGGGAGGCGTGACCGAGACCACCTTGATCGATATCGCAAGGACAGGGGTCGATTACATTTCCCTTGGCACCCTGACCAAGGACCTGAAGGCGATCGATCTGTCCATGCGTCTATCGATGTAAAAGGGTGAGAGGCCAAAGGGGGACTGCCGACGTCGCTCGGATACTGAGCATGGTGTCGGCAGTTGCAGATTTTTTCGATGTACCGAGGCCTCAAATTCTTCCAAAGTGGGCCTGCGCCTGGCGGGCTCGCATTTTCCATAGTTGCCAGGGCCTTTCCACCTGCCCCTCGGTCGCCTCCCTGGCTGAGTTGGCCTCCTCGGGTGTGAGATATTCGATGGGGCCAAGGCGCAGTGCATCAGCTTGAAGCCGTGCATTCACCTCAACATAGATGGCTCGATAGACTGCTTGCTTCAAGGTTGGCCCGATAACTGTTGCGCCATGCCCGCGCATCAACACGACATTGTCGTTTCCTAGGGAGTCGGCAAGTGAAGCCCCCAGCGCACGATCCCGGATCAGCAGGTCTGTCGCCGTGCCAGCCGAGTCCCGGATCTCGAAGATTGGAGCACCTGCACCCAGAAAGCCGCTCATGTGGCACATTGGCCGTAAGGGGGTCGACTTGACAGCGCTGAAGGGGACGAC encodes:
- the nadC gene encoding carboxylating nicotinate-nucleotide diphosphorylase, which encodes MKRLESDMKNNVAAALEEDIGSGDVTSELVPGDCIGKAVITAKEKAVVCGADWVNEVFCQIDPEVKVVWYVTDGDHVDVGQELCHISGNAKSILTGERTALNYLQTLSGTATRSHFFSKLIEGTASKLLDTRKTLPGLRLAQKYAVYCGGCYSHRMGLYDAFLIKENHISACGGIAKAIEQAKRLVPARPIEVEVEDLKEFQQALEARPDIIMLDNFSVENIRTAVKLAARGVALEASGGVTETTLIDIARTGVDYISLGTLTKDLKAIDLSMRLSM
- a CDS encoding class II aldolase/adducin family protein; this translates as MNTDNSTSVTISETKEELLRDLVDANHILFNEGVLDAFGHVSIRHPKNTERFMLARNMAPGLVTSDDILTFDLDGTPINADDRPVYLERFIHGEIYRARPDVMAVVHSHSPSVVPFSAVKSTPLRPMCHMSGFLGAGAPIFEIRDSAGTATDLLIRDRALGASLADSLGNDNVVLMRGHGATVIGPTLKQAVYRAIYVEVNARLQADALRLGPIEYLTPEEANSAREATEGQVERPWQLWKMRARQAQAHFGRI
- a CDS encoding EamA family transporter; the encoded protein is MASSQSLPILLSLASSLMFASTFFLIKMAGQASSSLAAIWVTLSTNVGFLWSWSLLRENGIISPSPEWQYFVLAGIFAPLLGRMFQFQGMAKLGANITTPITLTHPIFTVLLSVIFLDESLGRGALYGIFLVLGGGILLGFQGGRGTMVCTGTPYKFLLLPLAASLAYGVSVLFRKLGIDMGSDAVTAAAVTTSTSWLLFAIYLVIFRPSGVFTCKSHEFIKFVGAGVFSSLGPVFLYMALQVGKVSVVAPLASTTPFFVLLVTGLYMRNEEVLNRWVVLGTIFTVLGVVLIVSFGMS
- a CDS encoding TRAP transporter permease: MNQFFSNVTGTGAKRTLTGKLGMAVHGCAALVALAVIYTTTIVYVDLYAMMVVFLSAMLALLFLNVSAGPEGRQDRPSVFDWCLVVASIVVGLYFLMESQRIVERITLLFPLETFDLLAASVLLVLTIEATRRTVGFGLTSVVLVFVVYNLWGHDLPGALGFREVSYNHFLDIMMFTSDGLFGVPLRVAATYAFLFVMFGTFLSKAGGADFFYNLASAVAGRRTGGPAKIAVISSALYGTMSGSPTSDVVTTGSVTIPIMQRLGYSKPLSGSVEVAASTGGSLLPPVMGSAAFIMAEYTGIEYRNIAIAGIIPALLYFLCVYAQVHLRSQKLGLRGLSKEETPPLKATLKNGGLFILPLVALSVALLLGYSPTFVAALATAVVLIVSAVRSSTRMGPKAIWDALAVTTLRMVSVVAACAAAGLVIGGISMTGLGGKFADLVYLLAGDTAFLALVISAVLAIILGMGMPTPSAFILAAVLVGPTLLGLDFSVLQTNMFILYFAVLSAMTPPVAVAAFAASAIADAKPLEIATGAVRLAITAFIVPFAFVYGEGLLMVGTWTEIALSCITAIIGVLLLSIAVEGYWRGPFSTMPRLGFGLAGLLFIAPSWWAVILALVCLGLAIAATPHLRLQNKGPSMG